One genomic window of Streptomonospora nanhaiensis includes the following:
- a CDS encoding CPBP family intramembrane glutamic endopeptidase, with translation MPKTTDHRPPGRRAASPAVLVAGLLLLGASVAWLVLSGATEIRYTADHSGTVPVWHRWVPALVGLLLVRLVPPRLGAVPPAIGSAGDRAPRLQAAVLAASALLFAVALGLLGGGEPAHTVLKLVLLLAVPLVLFRLTRPAPRVPRPARERAGAWRRYGPLVPVAAWFALTYTGPSAVPPSDYAAQVDVGTLLVTVVVVFAVNSLLEEVFYRRWLQSRWERLLGPWPAIVLSSLLWASWHVAIQGTGHLPTDLASAFANQGVQGLFLGYLWSRYRMMWPLLAVHGAVNAVPVLLGLL, from the coding sequence GTGCCGAAGACGACAGACCACCGTCCTCCGGGCCGCCGGGCGGCCTCCCCCGCCGTGCTGGTCGCCGGGCTGCTCCTGCTGGGCGCCTCCGTCGCGTGGCTGGTCCTGAGCGGGGCCACCGAGATCCGCTACACGGCCGACCACAGCGGCACGGTCCCCGTGTGGCACCGCTGGGTGCCCGCCCTGGTCGGCCTGCTCCTGGTGCGGCTGGTGCCGCCTCGACTCGGGGCGGTGCCGCCGGCGATCGGGTCCGCGGGGGATCGGGCGCCGCGTCTCCAGGCGGCCGTGCTGGCGGCCTCGGCCCTGCTGTTCGCGGTGGCGCTGGGTCTGCTGGGCGGCGGGGAGCCGGCGCACACGGTCCTCAAGCTCGTTTTGCTGCTGGCCGTGCCGCTGGTGCTGTTCCGGCTGACGCGCCCGGCTCCCCGGGTGCCCCGGCCGGCGCGCGAACGGGCCGGGGCGTGGCGCCGCTACGGACCGCTGGTGCCGGTGGCCGCCTGGTTCGCCCTCACCTACACCGGGCCGTCGGCGGTGCCGCCCAGCGACTACGCCGCCCAGGTCGATGTGGGCACCCTGCTGGTCACCGTGGTCGTCGTGTTCGCGGTCAACAGCCTGCTCGAAGAGGTCTTCTACCGGCGCTGGCTGCAGTCCCGGTGGGAGCGCCTCCTGGGACCCTGGCCCGCCATCGTGCTGTCCTCGCTGCTCTGGGCGTCCTGGCACGTCGCCATCCAGGGCACGGGACACCTGCCCACCGATCTGGCCTCGGCTTTCGCCAACCAGGGGGTGCAGGGATTGTTCCTGGGCTACCTGTGGAGCCGGTACCGGATGATGTGGCCGCTCCTGGCCGTGCACGGCGCGGTGAACGCCGTCCCCGTGCTGCTGGGCCTGCTCTGA
- a CDS encoding NAD-dependent epimerase/dehydratase family protein: protein MPLHVIVGAGPVGTALAHLLADSGEEVRVLTRSGGGPERAGVTRVRADASDAAELTRHARGAAVLYNCANPGPYTQWAEHWPPLAAALLRAAEDTGAVLAITGNLYGYGPVEGPITRDLPLAATDHKGRLRARMWREALARHEAGAVRVTEVRAADYIGAVRPANSVPLLYAAPALRGRPAFVFGDPDLPHSVSYVPDVARTLAAAAASERGWGRAWHVPSPPARTVRAMVADLAREAGARPPRVVRVPRPLLRLAFPVSPLLREVGDLLYQWDRPYVLDGAATTEEFGIEPTPWEEAVRETVRALGAGPAEASRPS, encoded by the coding sequence ATGCCCCTCCACGTCATCGTCGGTGCCGGCCCGGTCGGCACCGCGCTCGCGCACCTGCTCGCCGACTCCGGTGAGGAGGTGCGGGTCCTCACCCGCTCCGGCGGCGGCCCCGAGCGGGCCGGGGTCACCCGGGTGCGGGCCGACGCCTCCGACGCGGCGGAGCTCACCCGGCACGCGCGCGGCGCCGCCGTCCTCTACAACTGCGCCAACCCCGGCCCCTACACCCAGTGGGCCGAGCACTGGCCCCCGCTGGCGGCGGCCCTCCTGCGGGCCGCCGAGGACACCGGCGCGGTGCTGGCCATCACCGGCAACCTCTACGGCTACGGCCCGGTCGAGGGCCCGATCACCCGCGACCTCCCCCTGGCGGCCACCGACCACAAGGGCCGGCTGCGGGCGCGCATGTGGCGCGAAGCCCTGGCGCGCCACGAGGCGGGCGCGGTGCGGGTGACCGAGGTGCGCGCCGCCGACTACATCGGCGCGGTGCGGCCGGCGAACAGCGTCCCGCTCCTCTACGCCGCCCCGGCGCTGCGGGGCCGCCCGGCCTTCGTCTTCGGCGACCCCGACCTGCCGCACAGCGTCAGCTACGTCCCCGACGTCGCGCGCACGCTGGCCGCCGCCGCCGCGAGCGAGCGGGGCTGGGGGCGGGCCTGGCACGTACCCTCGCCGCCCGCGCGCACGGTGCGCGCGATGGTGGCCGACCTGGCGCGCGAGGCGGGGGCGCGGCCGCCCCGGGTGGTCCGCGTCCCGCGGCCGCTGCTGCGGCTGGCCTTCCCGGTCTCGCCCCTGCTGCGCGAGGTGGGGGACCTGCTCTACCAGTGGGACCGCCCCTACGTCCTTGACGGCGCCGCCACCACCGAGGAGTTCGGGATCGAGCCGACCCCGTGGGAGGAGGCCGTGCGCGAGACCGTCCGCGCGCTCGGCGCCGGCCCGGCGGAGGCGTCCCGGCCGTCCTGA